One stretch of Streptomyces sp. NBC_01142 DNA includes these proteins:
- a CDS encoding SMP-30/gluconolactonase/LRE family protein has protein sequence MHPSFARRRVLGAAAAFGGAVLLSPLGGVARAAGFTGQRWPTRFPLPDGFRPEGITIGSSPYAYFGSIASGDVYRVSLASGRGRVISRGLGAEHPVIGLKIDRRERLLFLCGGQSREIRIADARSGTLLKTYTVGSDKTMVNDVILTPGAAWFTDSFTPQIYRLPLGRQGEPGGKVTTVPLGGDWEQGPDFTANGIARTPDGRALLMVNSMVGGGALMRVDPRTGIARRVDIGDTRLPNGDGLLLLGRLLYVVQQRQNAIDVLRLSDSGLQGRAVTRITDPERFKVPTTAAAWGDRIYLPNARFDVQPTPDTTYDAVAVDQV, from the coding sequence ATGCACCCTTCCTTCGCACGTCGGAGAGTTCTCGGAGCGGCGGCCGCGTTCGGTGGCGCCGTGCTTCTCTCCCCGCTGGGCGGGGTGGCCCGCGCGGCCGGATTCACCGGACAGCGATGGCCCACCCGTTTCCCCCTGCCGGACGGCTTCCGGCCGGAGGGCATCACCATCGGATCGAGTCCGTACGCCTACTTCGGGTCGATCGCGAGCGGCGACGTCTACCGGGTGAGCCTGGCCAGCGGCCGTGGACGCGTCATCAGCCGGGGTCTCGGTGCCGAACACCCCGTGATCGGGCTGAAGATCGACCGGCGCGAGCGGCTGTTGTTCCTCTGCGGCGGTCAGAGCCGGGAGATCCGTATCGCCGACGCCCGCTCGGGCACACTGCTGAAGACCTATACCGTCGGCTCGGACAAGACGATGGTCAACGATGTGATCCTCACGCCGGGCGCCGCCTGGTTCACGGATTCATTCACACCGCAGATCTACCGCCTCCCGCTCGGCCGGCAGGGCGAGCCGGGAGGCAAGGTGACGACCGTCCCGCTGGGCGGCGACTGGGAGCAGGGGCCCGACTTCACGGCCAACGGCATCGCGCGCACGCCGGACGGACGCGCTCTGCTGATGGTCAACTCCATGGTCGGCGGCGGTGCACTGATGCGGGTCGATCCGCGCACGGGAATCGCGCGCCGCGTCGACATCGGTGACACCCGACTCCCCAACGGCGACGGGCTGTTGCTCCTCGGCCGGCTCCTCTATGTCGTACAGCAGCGACAGAACGCCATCGACGTGCTGCGGCTCAGCGACTCGGGGCTGCAGGGCAGGGCCGTCACCCGGATCACCGATCCGGAGCGATTCAAGGTGCCCACGACGGCGGCGGCCTGGGGCGACCGGATCTATCTGCCCAACGCCCGCTTCGACGTGCAGCCGACGCCTGACACGACGTACGACGCGGTGGCGGTCGACCAGGTCTGA
- the mshC gene encoding cysteine--1-D-myo-inosityl 2-amino-2-deoxy-alpha-D-glucopyranoside ligase encodes MHAWPASEVPALPGKGRDLQIHDTATGGPVTLDPGPVARIYVCGITPYDATHMGHAATYNAFDLVQRVWLDTKRQVHYVQNVTDVDDPLLARAIRDGHDWTELAERETALFREDMTALRMLPPQHYIGAVEAIPGIVPLVERLRDAGAAYELEGDIYFSVESDPHFGEVSNLDAEAMRLLSAERGGDPDRPGKKNPLDPMLWMAAREGEPSWDGASLGLGRPGWHIECVAIALDHLGMGFDVQGGGSDLAFPHHEMGASHAQALTGEYPFAKAYVHAGMVALDGEKMSKSKGNLVFVSKLRRDGVDPAAIRLALLSHHYRADWEWTDHVLRDAVERLDRWRAAVSRPDGPSADALVEEIRDALANDLDAPTALAAVDRWAALQQSDGGTDEGAPGLASRAVDALLGVAL; translated from the coding sequence ATGCATGCCTGGCCCGCTTCTGAGGTCCCCGCCCTGCCTGGCAAGGGCCGCGACCTCCAGATCCACGACACCGCGACCGGTGGTCCTGTGACCCTCGACCCCGGCCCCGTCGCCCGTATCTACGTCTGCGGCATCACTCCGTACGACGCGACCCACATGGGTCACGCGGCGACCTACAACGCGTTCGACCTCGTTCAGCGCGTGTGGCTCGACACCAAGCGGCAGGTTCACTACGTCCAGAACGTGACCGACGTCGATGACCCCCTTCTGGCACGGGCCATCCGCGACGGGCACGACTGGACCGAGCTCGCCGAGCGGGAGACCGCGCTGTTCCGCGAGGACATGACCGCGCTCCGGATGCTGCCGCCGCAGCACTACATCGGCGCCGTGGAGGCGATACCCGGCATCGTGCCGCTCGTCGAGCGGCTGCGGGACGCCGGTGCCGCGTATGAGCTCGAGGGGGACATCTACTTCTCCGTCGAGTCCGACCCGCACTTCGGCGAGGTGTCGAACCTCGACGCCGAGGCGATGCGGCTGCTGTCCGCCGAGCGCGGCGGCGACCCTGACCGCCCCGGCAAGAAGAACCCGCTCGACCCGATGCTGTGGATGGCCGCCCGCGAGGGCGAGCCGAGCTGGGACGGCGCCAGCCTCGGCCTCGGCCGGCCCGGCTGGCACATCGAGTGTGTGGCTATCGCTCTGGACCACCTGGGGATGGGCTTCGACGTGCAGGGCGGCGGGTCGGATCTCGCCTTCCCCCACCACGAGATGGGTGCCTCGCACGCCCAGGCGCTCACCGGTGAGTACCCCTTCGCCAAGGCGTACGTGCACGCGGGCATGGTCGCGCTCGACGGCGAGAAGATGTCCAAGTCCAAGGGCAACCTCGTCTTCGTCTCCAAGCTGCGCCGTGACGGTGTCGACCCCGCAGCGATCCGGCTCGCGCTGCTCTCGCACCACTACCGGGCCGACTGGGAGTGGACCGACCACGTTCTCCGGGACGCCGTCGAGCGGCTCGATCGCTGGCGCGCCGCCGTCTCCCGGCCCGACGGACCCTCCGCCGACGCTCTCGTCGAGGAGATCCGCGACGCACTCGCGAACGACCTCGACGCCCCCACCGCGCTGGCGGCCGTCGACCGCTGGGCCGCTCTGCAGCAGTCCGACGGGGGTACGGACGAGGGGGCACCCGGCCTCGCCTCCCGCGCCGTCGACGCACTGCTGGGCGTAGCGCTGTAG
- a CDS encoding SCO1664 family protein: MPAPERIPPGRVSSVDLLAKGELTVRGRVREASNAVLYCSVSYEGEQAHCVYKPVAGERPLWDFPDGTLAQREVAAYELSEATGWGLVPPTVLRDGPYGQGMVQLWIEADPSESLLALVEDEEPGEGWKAVGFAEVGEGRTALLVHADDVRLRRLAVLDAVINNGDRKGGHLLPTADGNLYAIDHGVTFNVDDKLRTLLWGWAGEPLPADASRTLTELAATLTEGAPLATRLAELLTSAEVEALRGRVGVLLGAGVHPLPSGEWPAIPWPPV; the protein is encoded by the coding sequence ATGCCCGCGCCAGAACGGATACCGCCGGGGCGCGTGAGCTCGGTGGACCTGCTTGCCAAGGGCGAGCTCACTGTCCGTGGACGGGTTCGTGAGGCGTCCAACGCGGTGCTGTACTGCTCGGTCTCGTACGAGGGCGAACAGGCCCACTGCGTCTACAAGCCGGTCGCCGGCGAGCGGCCGCTGTGGGACTTCCCGGACGGGACGCTCGCGCAGCGCGAGGTGGCGGCGTACGAGCTCTCCGAGGCGACCGGGTGGGGCCTGGTGCCGCCCACGGTCCTGCGGGACGGACCGTACGGCCAGGGCATGGTCCAGCTCTGGATCGAGGCCGACCCGTCGGAGTCCCTGCTCGCCCTCGTCGAGGACGAGGAGCCGGGCGAGGGCTGGAAGGCGGTCGGTTTCGCGGAGGTGGGCGAGGGGCGTACGGCGCTGCTCGTGCACGCGGACGACGTGCGGCTGCGGCGGCTTGCCGTGCTCGACGCGGTGATCAACAACGGTGACCGCAAGGGCGGGCATCTGCTGCCGACGGCGGACGGGAATCTGTACGCGATCGACCACGGGGTCACGTTCAACGTGGACGACAAGCTGCGGACGCTGCTGTGGGGGTGGGCGGGGGAGCCGCTGCCGGCGGATGCGAGCCGGACGCTGACGGAGCTGGCCGCGACCCTGACCGAGGGCGCGCCGCTCGCCACCCGTCTGGCGGAACTGCTCACCTCGGCGGAGGTGGAGGCGCTCCGGGGGAGGGTGGGGGTGCTGCTGGGGGCGGGGGTGCATCCGCTGCCGTCGGGGGAGTGGCCGGCGATACCGTGGCCCCCGGTGTGA
- a CDS encoding DUF3090 domain-containing protein → MSRQVFLYDPPDRFVAGTVGLPGRRTFFLQASAAGRVTSVALEKTQVAALAERIDELLDEVVRRTGGNAPVPAMAPADVTDTAPLDAPVEEEFRVGTMALAWDGEEQRMIVEAQALVELDADSAEDLAEAEERLLQDEENGPPMLRVRLSGAQARAFAKRALDVVNAGRPPCPLCSLPLDPEGHVCPRQNGYRRGA, encoded by the coding sequence GTGTCCCGTCAGGTGTTCCTCTACGACCCGCCGGACCGCTTCGTGGCCGGTACGGTCGGGCTGCCTGGACGCCGTACGTTCTTCCTGCAGGCTTCCGCCGCAGGGCGCGTCACCAGTGTCGCCCTGGAGAAGACCCAGGTCGCCGCGCTCGCCGAGCGGATCGACGAGCTGCTCGACGAAGTGGTGCGCCGTACCGGGGGCAACGCGCCGGTGCCGGCCATGGCGCCCGCCGACGTCACCGACACCGCGCCGCTCGACGCTCCGGTCGAGGAGGAGTTCCGGGTCGGCACGATGGCGCTGGCCTGGGACGGCGAGGAACAGCGCATGATCGTCGAGGCGCAGGCACTCGTGGAGCTCGACGCGGACTCCGCGGAGGACCTCGCGGAGGCCGAGGAGCGGCTGCTGCAGGACGAGGAGAACGGTCCGCCGATGCTGCGGGTGCGGCTGAGCGGAGCGCAGGCCAGGGCCTTTGCCAAACGCGCGCTGGACGTCGTCAACGCTGGCCGGCCGCCGTGCCCGCTGTGCAGTCTGCCGCTCGATCCGGAAGGACACGTATGCCCGCGCCAGAACGGATACCGCCGGGGCGCGTGA
- a CDS encoding histidine phosphatase family protein produces MATLILVRHGRSTANTAGVLAGWTPGVSLDGRGAAQAAALPGRLAAVPLAAAVTSPLERCLQTLQPLLDARPELQLHTDERIGECHYGDWSGRKLAELADEPLMEVVQQHPSAAAFPGGESMRAMQARAVDAVRDWNERIDAAHGEDATYVMCSHGDIIKSLVADALGMHLDLFQRIHVEPCSVTAIRYTRTRPFLLRLGDTGDFGSLAPRGNGEGGAAVVGGGAGAP; encoded by the coding sequence ATGGCCACGCTGATCCTCGTACGCCACGGACGTTCCACCGCCAACACCGCGGGGGTGCTCGCAGGCTGGACGCCGGGCGTCTCCCTCGACGGACGCGGCGCCGCGCAGGCCGCCGCGCTGCCGGGGCGGCTTGCCGCCGTGCCGCTCGCCGCCGCCGTCACCAGCCCCCTGGAGCGCTGTCTGCAGACCCTCCAGCCGCTGCTGGACGCCCGGCCGGAGCTGCAACTGCACACCGACGAGCGGATCGGCGAATGCCACTACGGCGACTGGTCGGGGCGCAAGCTCGCGGAGCTCGCCGACGAGCCGCTGATGGAGGTCGTGCAGCAGCATCCGTCCGCGGCGGCCTTCCCCGGCGGCGAGTCGATGCGGGCCATGCAGGCGCGGGCGGTCGACGCCGTACGCGACTGGAACGAACGTATCGACGCGGCGCACGGCGAGGACGCCACGTATGTGATGTGCTCGCACGGCGACATCATCAAGTCCCTGGTGGCGGACGCGCTCGGCATGCATCTCGATCTCTTCCAGCGGATCCATGTGGAGCCGTGCTCGGTCACCGCGATCCGCTACACGCGCACCCGTCCCTTCCTCCTACGCCTCGGTGACACCGGGGACTTCGGCTCCCTGGCGCCGCGCGGGAACGGCGAGGGCGGGGCCGCGGTCGTGGGGGGCGGCGCGGGCGCACCGTGA
- a CDS encoding magnesium and cobalt transport protein CorA, whose protein sequence is MRAVIVDCAIYRDGRRTEGPSDFSDALDEARATGDAFLWIGLHEPTEKEFDHVSAEFGLHPLAVEDALKAHQRPKLEVYDDSLFMVLKPVVYEPESDTVTADELMVFIGDSFVVTVRHGEGAPLHAVRVRLEAEPEVLKHGPTAVLYAISDAVVDHYIDVAAELQVDLAELETEVFSPSGGGGTRHSASRIYTFKRQVLEFRRAAGPLSAPVSRLASAGVPFVHEHSQPFFRDVSDHLTRVNEQVEGLDRLLSDVLSAHLAQMGVQQNDDLRKISAWAAMVAVPTMLAGIYGMNFDHMPELRWVWAYPAVVLLMAGAVYGLFRLFKRRGWL, encoded by the coding sequence ATACGCGCCGTGATCGTGGACTGTGCCATCTACCGCGACGGCCGCCGAACCGAGGGCCCGTCCGACTTTTCCGATGCCCTGGACGAGGCACGGGCCACCGGAGACGCCTTTCTCTGGATCGGGCTGCACGAGCCGACCGAGAAGGAGTTCGACCACGTTTCGGCGGAGTTCGGGCTGCACCCGCTGGCGGTGGAGGACGCACTCAAGGCTCACCAGCGCCCCAAGCTCGAGGTGTACGACGACTCGCTGTTCATGGTCCTGAAGCCGGTGGTGTACGAGCCGGAGAGCGACACCGTCACCGCCGACGAGCTGATGGTCTTCATCGGCGACTCGTTCGTGGTGACGGTCCGGCACGGTGAGGGCGCGCCGCTGCATGCCGTGCGCGTACGTCTGGAGGCCGAGCCCGAGGTGCTCAAGCACGGCCCGACGGCGGTGCTGTACGCGATCAGCGACGCGGTCGTCGACCACTACATCGATGTCGCCGCGGAGCTCCAGGTGGACCTGGCGGAGTTGGAGACGGAGGTCTTCTCGCCCAGCGGCGGCGGCGGCACGCGCCACAGCGCATCGCGGATCTACACCTTCAAGCGGCAGGTGCTGGAGTTCCGCCGGGCCGCCGGGCCGCTGTCGGCCCCTGTGAGCCGTCTTGCGAGCGCGGGCGTGCCGTTCGTCCATGAGCATTCGCAGCCCTTCTTCCGGGATGTCAGCGACCATCTGACGCGCGTGAACGAGCAGGTGGAAGGGTTGGACCGGCTGTTGTCGGACGTCCTGTCGGCCCATCTGGCGCAGATGGGCGTGCAACAGAACGACGACCTGCGCAAGATCTCGGCATGGGCGGCCATGGTCGCTGTCCCCACGATGCTCGCGGGGATCTACGGCATGAACTTCGATCACATGCCGGAACTGCGGTGGGTGTGGGCCTATCCGGCGGTGGTGCTGCTGATGGCCGGGGCGGTCTACGGGCTGTTCCGGCTGTTCAAGCGCCGCGGCTGGCTGTAG
- a CDS encoding ferritin-like domain-containing protein: MLSARGLFQEIIDSDDAFQLFCSIAASGEAQGGWENARIAALVPESMRALAPKITRHGADEDKHGRLFSALLKKRGLEPVEVPPETDYTRLLEQQGIGLTHDKLRRDEPLTERDIVVYLSHSRVTEQRAADQMDMLVKYFGDHPEVGRAIRMIGSDEDNHLAYCHEELLRLAAEGHGRTIQQVLRESALAEIRVYREVSLAVMGHMGRLLHWPNAKSAALTAGIHGMYAYERFGGWHRMVDLKMPERRGALDGPATAASAFQGPAAPTASRGA, from the coding sequence ATGCTCTCGGCCCGAGGTCTTTTCCAGGAAATCATCGACAGTGACGATGCCTTCCAGCTCTTCTGCTCCATCGCCGCCAGCGGGGAGGCCCAGGGAGGCTGGGAGAACGCCCGTATCGCCGCCCTCGTGCCCGAGAGCATGCGTGCGCTCGCGCCGAAGATCACCCGGCACGGCGCGGACGAGGACAAGCACGGCCGGCTCTTCAGCGCACTGCTGAAGAAGCGCGGCCTGGAGCCGGTCGAGGTGCCGCCCGAGACCGACTACACACGGCTGCTCGAACAGCAGGGCATCGGCCTCACCCACGACAAGCTGCGCCGCGACGAGCCGCTGACCGAAAGGGACATCGTCGTCTATCTCTCGCACAGCCGGGTCACCGAGCAGCGGGCCGCCGACCAGATGGACATGCTGGTGAAGTACTTCGGCGACCACCCGGAAGTGGGCAGGGCGATCAGAATGATCGGCAGCGACGAGGACAACCATCTGGCGTACTGCCACGAGGAGTTGCTCCGGCTGGCCGCCGAGGGACACGGCCGTACCATCCAGCAGGTGCTGCGCGAGAGCGCCCTCGCCGAGATCAGGGTCTACCGCGAGGTGAGCCTGGCAGTGATGGGACACATGGGGCGCCTGCTGCACTGGCCCAATGCCAAGTCGGCCGCGCTGACCGCCGGTATCCACGGGATGTACGCGTACGAGCGGTTCGGCGGCTGGCACCGGATGGTGGATCTGAAGATGCCGGAGCGGCGGGGCGCCCTGGACGGACCCGCCACCGCGGCATCCGCTTTCCAGGGGCCGGCCGCGCCTACAGCCAGCCGCGGCGCTTGA
- a CDS encoding LLM class F420-dependent oxidoreductase yields the protein MRLGINLGYWGAGMDGDNLAVAKEADTLGYDVCWAAEAYGSDAPTVLTWVAAQTERIDVGSAIMQIPARQPAMTAMTAATLDSLSGGRFRLGLGVSGPQVSEGWYGVKFDKPLSRTREYVEIVRRAMSRERLSYEGEHWTLPLPDGPGKPIKLTVHPEREHIPLYIAAIGPKNLEQTGEIADGALLIFPSADHLEDTAIKHLRAGREKAGKTMDGFDVCPTLPLAIGDDVIGLADMFRPYTALYVGGMGSRKQNFYNQLAQRMGYEKEAVEIQDKYLSGDKQGAAAAVPHQLIDQTALLGSVERIAERMQAYAAAGVTTLTLAPAGFTLDERLTALRAGTEAMERAGLA from the coding sequence ATGCGGCTCGGCATCAACCTCGGCTACTGGGGCGCGGGGATGGACGGCGACAACCTCGCCGTCGCCAAGGAGGCCGACACGCTCGGCTACGACGTCTGCTGGGCCGCCGAGGCGTACGGCTCCGACGCCCCCACCGTGCTCACCTGGGTCGCCGCCCAGACCGAGCGCATCGACGTCGGCTCCGCCATCATGCAGATCCCGGCCCGTCAGCCCGCCATGACCGCGATGACCGCCGCCACCCTCGACTCCCTCTCCGGCGGCCGCTTCCGTCTCGGCCTGGGCGTCTCGGGCCCGCAGGTCTCCGAGGGCTGGTACGGCGTCAAGTTCGACAAGCCGCTCTCCCGCACCCGCGAGTACGTCGAGATCGTCCGCAGGGCGATGTCCCGCGAGCGCCTCTCCTACGAGGGCGAGCACTGGACGCTCCCGCTGCCCGACGGCCCGGGCAAGCCGATCAAGCTCACCGTCCACCCGGAGCGCGAGCACATCCCGCTCTACATCGCCGCCATCGGGCCGAAGAACCTGGAGCAGACCGGCGAGATCGCCGACGGCGCCCTGCTGATCTTCCCGTCCGCCGACCACCTCGAGGACACCGCGATCAAGCACCTGCGCGCGGGCCGGGAGAAGGCCGGAAAGACCATGGACGGCTTCGACGTCTGTCCGACGCTGCCGCTCGCGATCGGCGACGACGTGATCGGCCTGGCCGACATGTTCCGTCCGTACACCGCCCTGTACGTCGGCGGCATGGGCAGCCGCAAGCAGAACTTCTACAACCAGCTTGCGCAGCGCATGGGCTACGAGAAGGAAGCCGTCGAGATCCAGGACAAGTATCTTTCCGGCGACAAGCAGGGCGCGGCCGCGGCCGTCCCGCACCAGCTGATCGACCAGACCGCGCTGCTGGGCTCCGTGGAGCGGATCGCCGAGCGGATGCAGGCGTACGCCGCGGCGGGCGTCACCACCCTCACGCTGGCCCCGGCCGGCTTCACGCTCGACGAGCGGCTCACCGCACTGCGGGCGGGCACCGAGGCCATGGAGCGTGCCGGGCTCGCCTAG
- a CDS encoding aldo/keto reductase translates to MEQRHLGRTGLRVSRIGLGTLTWGRDTDEHDAADQLKAFWEAGGTLVDTADVYGGGDAEYLLGQLVERLVPRRDLVIATKAGSVPDPDRRFDSSRGHLLTALDASLERLGTDYVDLWQVHAFDPGTPLEETLQALDIAVSSGRARYAGVSNFCGWQLAKAATWQLAAPGVRTRLASTQMEYSLLKRGVEREVLPAALDLGVGLLPSSPLGRGVLTGKYRTATPVDSRGASEQMAPFVEPYLDEAARLIVDAVATAADGLAATPLEVALAWVRDRPGVVAPIVGARNAQQLTAALSVEALSLPDEICQALDDVSAPVHRYPDQDWSTL, encoded by the coding sequence ATGGAGCAGAGGCATCTCGGCCGTACCGGCCTGCGTGTGTCCCGGATCGGGCTCGGCACCCTCACCTGGGGCCGGGACACCGATGAGCACGACGCCGCCGACCAGCTGAAGGCGTTCTGGGAGGCGGGCGGGACGCTGGTCGACACAGCTGATGTGTACGGCGGCGGGGATGCCGAATACCTGCTGGGGCAGCTCGTCGAGCGGCTCGTACCTCGGCGCGATCTCGTCATAGCCACCAAGGCCGGGAGCGTGCCCGACCCGGACCGCCGCTTCGACAGCTCACGGGGCCATCTGCTCACCGCGCTCGATGCGTCGCTGGAGCGGCTCGGGACGGACTATGTCGACCTGTGGCAGGTCCATGCCTTCGACCCCGGGACCCCGCTGGAGGAGACGCTCCAGGCGCTGGACATCGCGGTCAGCAGCGGGCGGGCGCGGTACGCGGGCGTGTCGAACTTCTGCGGCTGGCAGCTGGCGAAGGCAGCGACCTGGCAGCTGGCCGCGCCGGGGGTGCGGACACGGCTGGCCAGCACACAGATGGAGTACTCCTTGCTGAAGCGGGGGGTGGAGCGGGAGGTGCTGCCGGCCGCCCTCGACCTGGGTGTCGGGCTGCTGCCGTCCTCGCCACTCGGCCGCGGGGTGCTCACCGGGAAGTACCGGACCGCGACTCCGGTGGACTCGCGGGGCGCGTCGGAGCAGATGGCGCCGTTCGTGGAGCCGTATCTCGACGAAGCGGCGCGCCTCATCGTGGACGCGGTGGCGACGGCGGCGGACGGGCTGGCCGCGACGCCGCTCGAGGTGGCGCTGGCGTGGGTGCGGGACCGGCCCGGAGTGGTGGCCCCCATCGTGGGCGCGCGCAACGCGCAGCAGCTCACGGCCGCATTGTCAGTGGAGGCCCTTAGTCTTCCTGACGAGATCTGCCAGGCGCTCGACGATGTGTCGGCGCCCGTGCACCGCTATCCCGACCAGGACTGGAGCACGCTGTGA
- a CDS encoding helix-hairpin-helix domain-containing protein produces the protein MPSRPSPGTSPGTPAEDRAPADETDAPEAPGAPKAPASDTTEREAPTAAGPAEGAGNGSDEDAAEDAGDGSAEGETAGGDKTTELSEAEAELAAQRELQARIAQRKAEKAEPIESGTKLSGPAADLLAAVRAVESGEKAGTAFFDSPAPAPRRAPAAAEAVRHRVPEPARAPRTTAPETVADVRAVLTEGGAPEALAAQVADVLGDRAADALREDPWRLLSVPGVRPEQADGFARALLGTECGPGDDRRAAALVAWQLERAALQGHTALESSAVRGALAERSVPDPDEALQQAIAEGAVLVFQDGLDEVEEAGEDGEEPERPAVPVLLGLDRYALAEESLADGLARLAKTGADTVWEAAAPTELVRAVAASGLVVHTGGEASRGEPVGLAEAAVALGLRAVVAVHSENGMRRLGAAAVTVAGLLSGAQGPGRDEDGAFALDLLIVLDAPQLDVETAAMLVESMPDGSRLVLSGDPGVLCSAGAGRVFADVLAARACPQIASRTPDPGPIGELVSGIGIGELNQVEAPGKEVVIVPVRDAGEAVHRTVQLVADSVPRAIGVPTEQTQVITVGHGGSAGTRALNAALKQRLNPGSGRFGGFDPGDRVAYAPAVGRTLTGTVVSADAEGLHLDCEGTPVVVPKERVESAVRHGWALTAHQAAGMRWPAAVVVLPGDAAQGLSRPWVYTAFSRGERHLSVVHGVDQALPRAVAEAPSQDRTTRLRPLLEGLLAPTP, from the coding sequence GTGCCTTCCCGGCCTTCCCCGGGGACGTCCCCCGGCACCCCGGCCGAGGACCGCGCCCCCGCGGACGAGACGGACGCGCCGGAGGCCCCCGGGGCTCCGAAGGCTCCGGCCTCGGACACCACCGAGCGGGAGGCGCCCACGGCCGCGGGGCCCGCCGAGGGTGCCGGCAACGGTTCCGACGAGGATGCCGCCGAGGATGCCGGCGACGGTTCCGCCGAGGGGGAGACCGCCGGCGGCGACAAGACCACCGAGCTCTCCGAGGCCGAGGCCGAGCTGGCCGCGCAGCGGGAGTTGCAGGCCAGGATCGCGCAGCGCAAGGCCGAGAAGGCCGAGCCCATCGAGAGCGGCACCAAGCTGAGCGGGCCGGCCGCCGATCTCCTCGCGGCGGTACGGGCCGTGGAGAGCGGCGAGAAGGCCGGCACCGCGTTCTTCGACTCCCCCGCACCGGCCCCCAGGCGCGCACCCGCGGCGGCCGAGGCCGTGCGGCACCGGGTTCCGGAGCCCGCGCGGGCCCCGCGGACGACAGCGCCGGAGACCGTGGCGGATGTACGGGCCGTGCTCACCGAGGGCGGCGCACCCGAGGCGCTGGCCGCTCAGGTCGCGGATGTGCTCGGCGACCGCGCCGCGGATGCCCTGCGCGAGGACCCCTGGCGGCTACTTTCGGTTCCGGGCGTCCGCCCCGAGCAGGCCGACGGCTTCGCCCGGGCACTGCTCGGCACCGAGTGCGGCCCGGGTGACGATCGCCGGGCGGCGGCACTCGTCGCCTGGCAACTGGAGCGCGCGGCGCTTCAGGGCCATACGGCGCTGGAATCCTCGGCCGTGCGCGGGGCGCTGGCCGAGCGCTCGGTGCCCGACCCCGACGAAGCGCTGCAGCAGGCCATCGCCGAAGGTGCCGTGCTGGTGTTCCAGGACGGCCTCGACGAGGTGGAGGAAGCCGGGGAGGACGGCGAGGAGCCCGAGCGGCCGGCCGTGCCGGTGCTCCTGGGACTGGACCGGTACGCCCTCGCCGAGGAGAGCCTCGCGGACGGACTGGCACGGCTGGCCAAGACCGGCGCCGACACCGTCTGGGAAGCGGCGGCACCCACCGAGCTGGTGCGCGCGGTCGCGGCGAGTGGCCTGGTCGTGCACACGGGCGGTGAGGCGTCGCGGGGCGAGCCGGTCGGGCTGGCCGAGGCCGCCGTTGCGCTCGGCCTGCGCGCGGTCGTCGCGGTCCACAGTGAGAACGGCATGCGGCGGCTCGGTGCCGCTGCGGTCACCGTCGCCGGGCTGCTCTCCGGCGCACAGGGGCCCGGCCGGGACGAGGACGGGGCCTTCGCGCTCGACCTCCTGATCGTGCTGGACGCACCGCAGTTGGACGTGGAGACCGCCGCGATGCTGGTGGAATCCATGCCGGACGGCAGCCGTCTGGTGCTGAGCGGCGACCCCGGTGTGCTGTGCTCGGCGGGCGCGGGCCGCGTGTTCGCGGATGTACTGGCCGCCCGGGCCTGCCCGCAGATCGCCTCCCGGACACCGGACCCCGGCCCGATCGGAGAGCTTGTTTCGGGCATCGGCATCGGCGAGCTGAACCAGGTGGAGGCGCCCGGCAAGGAGGTCGTCATCGTGCCGGTGCGCGACGCGGGCGAGGCGGTCCACCGCACGGTCCAGCTGGTCGCGGACTCGGTGCCGCGGGCCATCGGGGTGCCGACCGAGCAGACCCAGGTGATCACCGTGGGGCACGGCGGCTCCGCGGGTACCCGCGCGCTGAACGCGGCGCTCAAGCAACGACTGAACCCGGGTTCCGGACGGTTCGGCGGCTTCGACCCGGGCGACCGGGTCGCGTACGCCCCGGCCGTCGGCCGGACACTGACCGGCACGGTCGTTTCGGCGGACGCGGAGGGCCTGCACCTGGACTGCGAGGGCACGCCTGTCGTCGTACCGAAGGAGCGGGTCGAATCGGCGGTCCGGCACGGTTGGGCGCTGACCGCGCACCAAGCGGCCGGCATGCGGTGGCCCGCGGCGGTCGTGGTACTGCCGGGGGATGCGGCACAGGGGCTGAGCCGGCCGTGGGTCTACACCGCGTTCAGCCGCGGCGAACGCCATCTGTCGGTGGTGCACGGAGTGGACCAGGCGCTGCCGCGGGCGGTGGCGGAGGCCCCGTCCCAGGACCGTACGACGCGGCTGCGGCCGCTGCTGGAAGGCCTGCTGGCGCCGACGCCATAA
- a CDS encoding DUF5703 family protein: protein MPEYEFVDVYVPRGVSRKEATRLLTDHAEYGHWELDRLSLHRDGSRRVRLRRRIIRQVRATW, encoded by the coding sequence ATGCCGGAATACGAATTTGTCGACGTGTACGTGCCACGCGGGGTCTCCCGCAAGGAAGCGACCCGTCTACTGACCGACCATGCCGAGTACGGACACTGGGAGTTGGACCGACTGAGTCTGCACCGGGACGGCAGCCGCAGAGTGCGGCTGCGCCGGCGCATTATCCGTCAGGTGCGCGCCACCTGGTGA